A genome region from Vulpes lagopus strain Blue_001 chromosome 7, ASM1834538v1, whole genome shotgun sequence includes the following:
- the LOC121495072 gene encoding olfactory receptor-like protein OLF4, with product MEPGNDTQISEFLLLGLLEEPELQPLLFGLFLSMYLITVFGNLLIILAVGSDSHLHTPMYFFLANLSFVDICFTSTTIPKMLQNTQTQSKVITYKGCITQIYFLIVFAVLDVLLLSVMAYDRYVAICYPLHYMVIMNPRLCGLLVLVSWIMCILNSLLQSLMMLRLSFCTHFQIPHFFCELNQMIQLACSDTFLNNLVMYFAAVLLAGGPFIGILYSYSKIVSSILGISSAQGKYKAFSTCASHLLVVCLFYCTMLGVYLSSAATHSSHSSAVASVMYTVITPMLNPFIYSLRNRDIKRALKAFFVKETPHGQLSKD from the coding sequence ATGGAACCAGGAAATGATACACAAATTTCAGAATTCCTTCTTCTGGGATTATTAGAAGAACCAGAACTGCAGCCCCTCCTATTTGGGCTTTTCCTCTCCATGTACCTCATCACTGTCTTTGGAAACTTGCTCATCATCTTGGCTGTTGGTTCTGACTCTCACCTCCACACCCCTatgtacttcttccttgccaaccTGTCTTTTGTAGACATCTGTTTCACTTCCACCACAATCCCTAAGATGCTTCAGAACACCCAGACTCAGAGCAAAGTCATCACCTATAAGGGTTGCATtacacagatttattttctcatagtcttTGCCGTGTTGGATGTCCTTCTCCTGAGTGtaatggcctatgaccgctatgtggccatctgttACCCTCTGCACTACATGGTCATCATGAATCCCCGGCTCTGTGGTCTGCTTGTTCTGGTGTCCTGGATCATGTGTATCTTGAACTCCTTGTTACAAAGTTTAATGATGTTGCGGCTTTCCTTCTGTACACACTTCCAAATCCCCCACTTTTTCTGTGAACTCAATCAGATGATCCAACTTGCCTGTTCTGACACCTTTCTTAATAACTTGGTGATGTATTTTGCAGCTGTCTTGCTGGCTGGTGGTCCCTTCATTGGGATTCTTTACTCTTACTCTAAGATAGTTTCCTCCATACTTGGGATCTCATCAGCTCAGGGAAAGTATAAAGCATTTTCCACCTGTGCATCCCACCTCTTGgttgtctgtttattttattgtacGATGCTTGGTGTGTACCTTAGCTCTGCTGCTACCCACAGCTCTCACTCAAGTGCAGTGGCCTCAGTGATGTACACAGTGATCACACCCATGCTGAATCCCTTCATCTACAGCCTGAGGAACAGAGACATAAAGAGGGCTCTGAAAGCATTCTTTGTGAAGGAGACTCCACATGGCCAATTGTCAAAAGACTGA
- the LOC121495343 gene encoding olfactory receptor-like protein OLF4 translates to MEPENDTRISEFLLLGFSEKPELQPFLFGLFLSLYLVTIFGNLLIILVFSSDSHLHTPMYFFLANLSFVDICFTSTTIPKLLVNIQTQRKVITYKSCIMQMYFFILFIGLDNFLLTVMAYDRFMAICHPLHYTVIMNPRLCALLVLVSWIMSALHSLLESLMVLQLSFCTALEIPHFFCELNQMIQLACSDTFLNDLVMYCATVLLVGAPLAGVLYSYSKILSSIRGISSAQGKHKAFSTCASHLSVVSLFYCTGLGVYLSSDAPQSSHSSAAASVIYTVVTPMLNPFIYSLRNKDIKKALTVFFRGKP, encoded by the coding sequence ATGGAACCAGAGAATGATACACGAatttcagaatttcttcttctgggattttcGGAGAAACCAGAATTGCAGCCCTTCCTCTTTGGGCTTTTCCTGTCCTTGTACCTGGTCACCATATTTGGGAACCTGCTCATCATCCTGGTCTTCAGTTCTGactcccacctccacaccccaATGTACTTCTTTCTGGCCAACCTGTCCTTTGTAGACATCTGTTTCACCTCCACAACCATCCCTAAGCTTCTGGTGAATatacaaacacagagaaaagtcATAACTTACAAAAGCTGCATCATGCAGATGtactttttcatactttttatagGTTTGGACAACTTTCTCCTGACTGTAATGGCTTATGACCGATTCATGGCCATCTGTCACCCCCTGCACTACACAGTCATCATGAACCCTCGGCTCTGTgcactcttggttttggtgtcCTGGATCATGAGTGCCCTGCACTCCTTGTTAGAAAGCTTAATGGTGTTGCAGCTGTCCTTCTGTACAGCCTTGGAAATCCCCCACTTTTTTTGTGAACTCAATCAGATGATCCAACTTGCCTGTTCTGACACCTTTCTTAATGATTTGGTGATGTATTGTGCAACTGTGCTGCTAGTTGGTGCTCCCCTGGCTGGGGTCCTTTACTCTTATTCTAAGATCCTTTCCTCCATACGTGGAATATCATCAGCTCAGGGAAAGCATAAAGCATTTTCCACCTGTGCATCTCACCTCTCGGTTGTCTCCTTATTTTACTGTACAGGCCTAGGAGTGTACCTTAGCTCTGATGCTCCCCAGAGCTCCCACTCAAGTGCAGCAGCCTCTGTGATATACACGGTAGTCACGCCCATGCTGAACCCCTTCATCTACAGCCTCAGGAACAAAGACATAAAGAAGGCTCTAACTGTATTTTTCAGAGGGAAGCCATAA